In a single window of the Micrococcaceae bacterium Sec5.7 genome:
- a CDS encoding AzlD domain-containing protein: protein MNLWMWLLLACVLAYAWKLVGYLVPAKLLKNPRMSRVAGTMTIGLLASLTIVNAVATGQSLALDARLGALAAAAIALLFRAPFLVVVLAGAGAAAALRLVGWN, encoded by the coding sequence ATGAACCTCTGGATGTGGCTGCTGCTGGCCTGTGTGCTGGCCTATGCCTGGAAGCTCGTGGGCTATCTGGTGCCCGCCAAGCTGCTGAAGAACCCCAGGATGTCCCGCGTGGCGGGCACCATGACCATCGGGCTGCTGGCCTCGTTGACCATTGTGAACGCCGTGGCCACGGGGCAGTCCCTGGCTCTGGATGCCCGGCTGGGTGCCCTCGCCGCAGCCGCAATTGCGCTCCTCTTCCGTGCACCGTTCCTGGTGGTGGTCCTGGCAGGCGCGGGTGCGGCTGCTGCGCTGAGACTCGTCGGCTGGAACTAG